A segment of the Halovivax limisalsi genome:
TCGCATCTATGACAGGAGAGGCTGCTCGACCGTCTGACGTCGAAGGTAATGATCGATAAAATCGATAATAAGTTGCGATCTATAAGATTATATTTTAAGAGGGGATTAGCTCAGCTGGAAGCTCCCGAGGGAGACTGTTCCCTCAGCAGATTCGAGCGGGTCTCCCTCTGCGGCACTTCCAGTAATCGCATAGACATCGTACTCATAACCCGTCTGAAGACTCCCACCATTATGGTTTGAATCTACGGTGAAGTCCCCCCCGGCAGCCACCACGTTATAATTTGCACCAGTGCTAATATCCGAATTAGCCGCTGCGATTGATCCATCATCTGGATCCACTATTACTAGTTTATCCGCCTCTCCAGACTCAGTCACAGCGATGTCGACTGAACTAGTCTGTGACCCAGAAATGTCAGCTGAAGCCGTTAGCGCTTCGCCACCGGGCCCGATCCCCATCACGAAGGCAGCAATCACGGCTGCGAGAATCACTGTTATCGCAACCATCAAGATTACCCCTATGACGAGCGAGACCCCGCGTTCATCCACCGATTCGGTCAGTTTGTCGCGCACCTGTTGTCCGTTCATTGGTCTTACACCTGTCCTCGGCGGCTGAACGGAAAACTTATCGTGTGAGCGTTTGACAGCTCACACGCGTCGGGCGAGGGACTGGGACATCCCGATCACACCGTCCGAGCGGTATTCCGTTCTGCGCCGGGTACGACAATGTGGAGGTAACCAGTTTAATATAAAGCTTCCTGCCGATCTGGGAAAATTGACAGTCGTCGTATCAGAAATGGTTTCCCATTGGTACTTCCAATCTATCGTAGAAGTCTTCCAAGGGTCGCTTGAAGGCCCTGAGAGTTCCGAATTCAGGAGGTTTGGCGGCTCGTCCGGAAACCCATAACGGTTTTGGGCAATTCAGTTCCTGTATCGAATAGTGACCAGCAGAGTGTTAGTCAGTCCGAAAGATCTCGCGCGCACCTACGATGGTGGCTACTACGACGATACGTGGAAAATCGTCGAGCAGTACCGTGATGTCCTGGAATACAAATCTCGCCATCCAAATAAAGGTTCCAGCGCAATCGCCGGCGCACTCGAAATACCGCGCGGTCGGATTCGAACGTGGCTGGATGGCGGCGCACCAGACGCAGCCCGAGGGATCGAGACGGCTCGGGAGTGCGGCTGGCTGGAAGTCGAGATCAGGGAACCGATGGCCGAGGCGTTGAACGCGCTGGTTGCGAACGTGTTTTCCAGCGGATCGATCGCCGAAGCATGGTATCAGCCATCGTTTGCGCTCGATCCGACCCGTCGCCACCTTCACATCACCGACGCACTTGACGCGGTCGGTGTCGAGTACGAGATCGTCGACGATCGCGATGGGCGGACCGACGAAGCACGACCGTCAGAGGACGCGTCGGTTCTCGGGCGCGTCCTTGCGGTGCTTGGGGCGCCAGTCGGTCCGAAGGCCGAGCAGTGGCTCGAACTCCCGGCGTATCTCGACGAGGCGCCCGACTCGATGCGAGAGACGTTCGTGCTATGCTATCTGGAAAATCGAGCGACTGAGCCGCACAACGATACCGTTTCGTTTCGAGAAGAACGAAACGACGCCTACCTACGCGACCTCGCCGGTCTGATCGCAGACGTTGCCGATGCGCCTGTTCGGGTTTCCGAAAAGAACGTGATCCTCAGCCAGGCCGCGACCGAGTCACTCGGCTTCGTTTGAGTTTTCGAGATCGTCGGCGTCGAGATCGCCCGCGAGGTAGTCCCGACCCATTTCTGTGATTTCGTAGTAGCCCTTGGTCTCGTCCACCTTTTCGAGAAGGCCGCGTTCTACGAGCTCTGGAAGCCTTCGCTTCAGCGTGGATTTTGAAATTCCTTCTAGATTGTAATTGACAACCGCTGGGGGCATTGCTATCCCAGCTTCGCCGAAGAATTCGACGATAACCGGATCGGATTTAGTCATCCACGACACCAGCGGGCGCATTCAGTTTGCGCTCACACTTTCGTACCATAATAACAGGGTAAACGTCGGCAACTAACACTCTTATGGGGCCATAATGAGCCTAGATAGGGTCAAGTTTTAATACAAGTGACTGTCTTGATGGCGGTGACAGAGCCCATTCGGAACTCGCGCGATGGAGATTCGGAAGGAAGGTGATCATCCCGCGTCGGCGCGCGGGTTTCGGGTGGCTCTCGTCGTGAGAACCATGATTCACTCGACTGGCGGGGGATTTAATCCTCACATTCAGACCGGTATCGGAAATATCGGACGCCGAACTCCCGCGCTTATGGTGGCATCACAACAAGCAGTCAATCGACCGACGGACCGCCTCCGGGTGCGCCGAATCCTGTGGCAAGGAGCGCACCCGGATACGTCCGTGGTCCCACACGGTGAGACCATGCTACGAAACACGCGCACGACCCTTCAGCGTACCGCTAACAGACAGATCAGCAACACTCGCGAGGTGGGCGCATGAGCGTCCAGACCGTCGATCGCGGTCAGTGT
Coding sequences within it:
- a CDS encoding type IV pilin; this encodes MNGQQVRDKLTESVDERGVSLVIGVILMVAITVILAAVIAAFVMGIGPGGEALTASADISGSQTSSVDIAVTESGEADKLVIVDPDDGSIAAANSDISTGANYNVVAAGGDFTVDSNHNGGSLQTGYEYDVYAITGSAAEGDPLESAEGTVSLGSFQLS
- a CDS encoding ArsR family transcriptional regulator, with the translated sequence MTKSDPVIVEFFGEAGIAMPPAVVNYNLEGISKSTLKRRLPELVERGLLEKVDETKGYYEITEMGRDYLAGDLDADDLENSNEAE